A genomic window from Rattus norvegicus strain BN/NHsdMcwi chromosome 9, GRCr8, whole genome shotgun sequence includes:
- the Gsta3l1 gene encoding glutathione S-transferase, with protein MAGKPVLHYFNGRGRMESVRWLLAAAGVEFEEELFETREEFEKLLQGGTLMYEQVPMVEIDGMNLVQTRAILRYVAAKYDLYGRNQEEQAWIDMYVEGLRDLSDMIMYFPLSLPEEKEMNLEYILQRATTRFFPVYEKALRDHGQDFLVGNRLSWADVQLLEVILMAEECHASVLSGFPLLQDFKVRTSQIPTINRFLQPGSQRKPPLDEQSIGTAKDIFKFEQGMFLKNMSTIIAEY; from the exons ATGGCTGGGAAGCCTGTGCTTCATTACTTCAATGGAAGGGGAAGAATGGAGTCAGTCCGGTGGCTCCTGGCAGCAGCTGGAGTAGAG TTTGAGGAGGAACTTTTTGAAACCCGTGAAGAATTTGAGAAGTTACTCCAAG GTGGAACCCTGATGTATGAACAAGTGCCCATGGTGGAAATCGATGGAATGAATTTGGTGCAGACCAGAGCCATCTTAAGATATGTAGCTGCAAAGTATGACTTGTACGGAAGGAACCAGGAAGAGCAAGCCTG GATTGATATGTACGTAGAAGGCTTGAGGGACCTGAGCGACATGATAATGTACTTCCCGCTCTCTCTGCCGGAAGAGAAGGAGATGAACCTGGAGTACATCCTCCAAAGAGCCACAACAAGATTCTTCCCGGTTTACGAGAAG GCCCTAAGAGACCACGGGCAAGATTTTCTTGTGGGCAATCGACTGAGCTGGGCGGATGTACAGCTCCTTGAAGTCATCTTAATGGCTGAAGAATGCCACGCCAGTGTTCTCTCGGGCTTCCCTCTGCTACAG GACTTCAAGGTGAGAACCAGCCAAATCCCTACAATTAACAGATTCCTTCAACCTGGAAGCCAGAGGAAGCCTCCATTGGATGAGCAATCCATTGGCACGGCAAAGGACATATTCAAGTTTGAACAAGGCATGTTCCTTAAAAACATGAGCActataatagctgagtattaa